The proteins below are encoded in one region of Triticum aestivum cultivar Chinese Spring chromosome 1B, IWGSC CS RefSeq v2.1, whole genome shotgun sequence:
- the LOC123077752 gene encoding putative disease resistance protein At3g14460 gives MCLPSALFRSYHLEVIDIESWGGSFGSTSQMSNLVNLRHFFVPKHRLELHSSICEVGKLKFLEELRRFEVGKETKGFELSQLGELTELGGSLGIYNLEKVQKKDEANELKLVHRNHLHKLILDWFIDRPNKNAEQEENVIESLVPHSNLRDLCIRGHGGANCPSWLGRYLSVENLESLSLCDVSWSTLPPLGKLGFVDAPGEDWHGHVSSQSFHILKRLEIINIPKLQKWAGNEPCHLFSVLEVVIIIDCPELVELPFSHPTSHRAKHDENMSWFPKLRELKVIRCLKLASLPPIPWTQAPCSAEIRKAGSVFGRLVYSKNYKSELSLEIEGKDGQHGVFWNGLAFHNLADLKELKVRNCPPLPLIHLQKLKSLKSLGITGMNNSLLLFEGESYNTECLLPVERIEIEHCGADGKKLTQVLSHFPKLTELEVRRCDKITELGVAVLLQTEMTTPSSSGNEIETEHAQAEQHQTKGEEVEDAAAGGGGLLLLPRQLQELRISGCRGPRLLSDSLGKDSTHGGGLQSLCSLQLFGILDCPRFLSSYSSSASSCFPFPTSLQQLALWGVEGMETLVPLSNLFSLTDLTVHNCGDLRGDGLWPLVTQGRLTQLRISGTPKFFTGSEPSRPHDQEIPSSSSKLEFLLTDDLTGVLTVPICRLLSSSLTQLIFWDNKEMERFAEEQEEALYLHGSLQKLVFSHCTKLQRLPAGLTKLASLNILRIWSCPAIQLLPKDGLPTSLQELEISNCPAIKSLPKNGLPSSLRKLEVPYGISEELKRQCRKLKGTIPIIKDYDD, from the exons ATGTGCTTACCTAGTGCATTGTTTAGATCATATCACTTAGAGGTAATTGATATAGAAAGTTGGGGCGGCAGCTTTGGTTCAACAAGTCAAATGAGCAATCTCGTAAACTTGCGTCATTTTTTCGTGCCGAAACATAGACTTGAACTTCACTCTAGCATATGTGAGGTTGGGAAACTTAAATTCCTAGAGGAACTGAGGAGATTTGAAGTGGGAAAAGAAACCAAGGGTTTTGAACTAAGTCAACTAGGAGAACTGACAGAGCTTGGAGGATCACTTGGCATTTATAATCTCGAAAAGGTGCAGAAAAAAGATGAGGCAAATGAACTAAAACTGGTACACAGAAACCACTTGCACAAGTTAATACTGGATTGGTTTATTGATAGACCTAACAAGAATGCAGAACAAGAAGAGAATGTCATCGAAAGTCTCGTACCACACAGTAATCTGCGAGACCTATGCATTAGAGGACATGGAGGTGCTAATTGCCCATCATGGTTGGGCA GGTACCTCTCGGTTGAAAATTTAGAATCTCTTTCCCTATGTGACGTATCTTGGAGCACACTTCCCCCTCTAGGGAAGTTGGGGTTCGTTGATGCTCCTGGTGAAGACTGGCACGGTCATGTCTCAAGCCAAAGTTTCCATATTTTGAAAAGACTAGAAATAATTAACATACCAAAACTACAAAAATGGGCTGGAAATGAACCTTGTCATTTGTTCTCTGTTCTAGAGGTGGTCATCATTATAGATTGCCCTGAACTCGTGGAATTGCCATTTTCACACCCTACTAGCCATCGAGCAAAGCACGATGAGAATATGTCCTGGTTTCCTAAACTACGGGAGCTCAAGGTTATACGCTGCCTCAAATTGGCGTCATTGCCTCCAATCCCTTGGACTCAAGCTCCGTGCTCTGCTGAGATAAGAAAAGCAGGATCAGTATTTGGGAGGCTTGTTTACTCGAAGAACTACAAATCCGAATTAAGTTTGGAAATTGAGGGAAAAGATGGTCAGCATGGCGTGTTCTGGAACGGGTTGGCTTTCCATAATCTAGCTGACCTTAAAGAGCTGAAGGTGAGGAACTGCCCTCCCCTGCCACTGATTCACCTCCAAAAGCTAAAATCTCTGAAGTCCCTCGGGATAACCGGCATGAACAACTCGTTGCTGCTGTTTGAAGGTGAAAGCTATAATACTGAATGCCTGCTTCCAGTTGAACGCATAGAGATCGAGCACTGTGGTGCTGATGGGAAGAAACTGACACAAGTGTTATCTCATTTCCCGAAGCTGACCGAGTTGGAAGTGAGAAGGTGTGACAAGATAACAGAGCTTGGCGTGGCGGTGCTTCTTCAGACGGAGATGACGACACCATCATCTTCAGGTAATGAAATTGAAACTGAGCATGCACAAGCTGAACAGCATCAGACAAAAGGAGAAGAGGTAGAAGatgcagcagcaggaggaggaggtctGCTGCTCCTGCCTCGGCAACTACAGGAGTTGCGCATCTCTGGTTGCAGAGGGCCGCGGTTACTCTCCGATTCACTTGGCAAGGACAGCACACACGGAGGAGGGCTCCAGAGTCTTTGCTCCCTCCAATTGTTCGGCATACTTGATTGCCCCAGGTTCCTCTCGTCCTATTCGTCCTCCGCCTCATCTTGTTTCCCCTTCCCGACCTCCCTGCAACAACTCGCGCTGTGGGGCGTGGAGGGCATGGAGACGCTGGTTCCCCTCTCAAATCTCTTCTCTCTCACCGATTTAACCGTGCATAACTGTGGGGATCTAAGAGGCGACGGCTTATGGCCTCTCGTCACCCAGGGGCGCCTCACACAATTACGCatctctggaaccccaaaattctTCACTGGTTCTGAGCCCTCACGGCCACATGACCAAGAGATTCCTTCCTCTTCATCCAAACTAGAATTTCTCTTGACGGATGACTTGACGGGAGTCCTTACCGTGCCCATCTGCAGACTCCTCTCTTCCTCCCTCACCCAATTAATCTTTTGGGATAACAAAGAGATGGAGCGCTTCGCAGAGGAGCAAGAGGAGGCCCTTTACCTCCACGGTTCCCTCCAGAAACTTGTGTTTTCTCACTGCACGAAGCTGCAGCGCCTCCCTGCGGGGCTAACCAAACTTGCCAGCCTCAACATATTACGGATCTGGTCGTGTCCAGCCATCCAATTGCTGCCCAAGGACGGACTGCCAACTTCTCTGCAAGAATTAGAGATCAGTAACTGTCCTGCCATCAAATCTCTGCCCAAGAACGGCCTGCCAAGTTCACTACGAAAATTAGAGGTTCCTTATGGCATCAGCGAGGAGCTTAAAAGGCAGTGCCGCAAGTTAAAAGGAACCATTCCAATAATCAAAGACTACGATGACTAA